The following coding sequences lie in one Cloeon dipterum chromosome 1, ieCloDipt1.1, whole genome shotgun sequence genomic window:
- the LOC135945013 gene encoding constitutive coactivator of PPAR-gamma-like protein 1: MGIQDLQTFIQSYAPGGCVSIDLLKIAARNRKPQPLGRRLRLVLDAECCLDRLYGGYFSDWASGGQWNRMVQFLSTLIQNMQAHGIELVVFFNGCLEPDRAEQWQQAQQSVRHRATSILRHLASKGTPPPKVWWIAPECLRTCLRMALRHLNVSVMCSMYDHRQEVIAFCRENNYNGLLVEDPEYAAFDPPRYFSSQQLKLTYKGALETKEYLMGKVAEALELSNNKLPAVAALLGNHLISEESLDPFHRKICPGHQTGKIPSDVLVKAVASFVKGLGSAMDDVDEIVAQVFPGSGSSHLRSKLQAAFKYYMNGTKEGFLSYKSGARGRNGKSRTKSKSENDKKPSQSEPQALKFASDAADSLEALQPTPSIKVDPPSTEDCSNEITVTNGLASLQLSSSSSSSTSSAPSPNPASHDAELNLAGLVSAEVLRTASERHSKGMMAPQIHQILSLGQIRLSAVLEDETELPLAHLFFRPVRQMVYGILFNLHHLSFLQSHKAAKDKATQIAHINLDSIAVQEIVWLKDSSRVDRVKPERVGWGVPTVQRLWFGSTVDDKRRRLRAFLSCMRSDTTMILNPHYVPQPMLLFACVIRYIMSHTDQPILRKQELDALIAQAFSPELINANFLQDLQLPRLNVRGVQLAALVMNGIENALLANDACGAPIPWLMCCPWLYFDGKLFQYKLLKAENVRGLPELCDHRMDDVLKIERMKEAILEGISPHFARVPPPQPMPLPLRVPPPVNLMPTPLMPVFPHNGRGGGARGRNMVAEGGRLRVAGIVVGQWGDNYGSSANGRSQPNRNVPFQQAGGKGYMNSGMPNLYQNYNARGDPKSVRLAVRGRGAVQNGRRGRATKKLTPNGTISKGGKVGPESKSASALKTESGSQPNGHPEEKTASLQEPSCQ, encoded by the exons ATGGGGATTCAAGATTTGCAGACTTTTATCCAGTCCTACGCCCCGGGCGGCTGCGTGTCCATAGACCTGCTGAAAATTGCAGCAAGGAACAGAAAACCACAGCCGCTTGGACGGAGACTTCGTCTTGTTCTGGATGCAGAATGTTGTCTCGACAGACTTTATGGAGGATACTTCTCAG ACTGGGCCAGTGGTGGACAGTGGAACAGAATGGTGCAATTCTTGTCCACTTTGATTCAAAATATGCAAGCACATGGCATAGAGCTTGTCGTATTTTTCAATGGGTGCTTGGAGCCTGATAGAGCCGAGCAGTGGCAACAAGCACAGCAGAGCGTACGCCACAGGGCGACGTCTATTCTTCGTCATCTTGCCTCTAAAGGCACTCCTCCACCAAAGGTTTGGTGGATTGCTCCTGAGTGTCTCCGCACATGCCTCAGGATGGCTCTGAGGCATCTCAATGTCTCTGTG atgTGTAGCATGTACGACCACAGACAGGAGGTGATTGCCTTCTGCAGAGAAAATAACTACAATGGCTTGCTAGTCGAGGACCCAGAATATGCAGCATTTGATCCTCCAAGGTATTTTTCGTCACAGCAGCTCAAGCTCACTTACAAA GGTGCTCTTGAAACAAAAGAATACTTGATGGGCAAAGTTGCTGAAGCGCTGGAGTTGTCAAACAATAAGCTGCCTGCAGTTGCTGCTCTTTTGGGCAACCACCTGATCTCTGAGGAAAGTCTTGACCCGTTTCACAGAAAAATTTGCCCTGGGCACCAAACTGGAAAG ATCCCATCTGATGTTCTTGTGAAAGCTGTTGCTTCATTTGTGAAAGGACTGGGATCTGCCATGGACGATGTTGATGAAATCGTTGCACAAGTTTTTCCTGGCTCAGGCTCCTCTCACTTAAGGAGCAAACTTCAAGCTGCATTCAAATATTACATGAATGGTACGAAGGAAGGATTCCTCAGCTATAAGAGCGGTGCCAGAG ggcGCAATGGCAAAAGCAGGACCAAGTCAAAGtctgaaaatgataaaaagccTTCTCAGTCTGAGCCCCAAGCCTTGAAATTCGCATCTGACGCTGCTGATTCCCTTGAGGCCCTTCAACCAACACCCTCTATTAAAGTTGACCCTCCTAGCACAGAAGACTGTTCCAACGAAA ttacAGTAACCAATGGACTTGCAAGTCTGCAACTCAGCTCTTCAAGTTCCAGCAGCACAAGCAGTGCTCCATCACCCAATCCGGCAAGCCACGATGCTGAGCTCAACCTGGCAGGCTTGGTTTCTGCCGAGGTATTGCGCACAGCCAGTGAGAGACACTCAAAAGGCATGATGGCGCCGCAAATCCACCAAATCCTGAGCCTGGGACAAATTAGACTGTCAGCTGTTCTTGAAGATGAAACAGAATTGCCATTGGCCCATCTGTTCTTCCGACCTGTGCGACAAATG GTTTACGGAATTTTGTTCAATCTGCATCACCTGAGTTTCCTGCAAAGTCACAAGGCAGCCAAAGACAAGGCAACTCAAATTGCTCACATTAACCTGGACTCGATTGCCGTTCAAGAAATTGTGTGGCTGAAGGATTCATCCCGAGTTGACAGAGTCAAGCCTGAGAGAGTTGGTTGGGGAGTGCCAACTGTCCAGCGTCTTTGGTTTGG CTCCACTGTTGACGACAAACGAAGACGACTGAGAGCTTTTTTATCGTGCATGAGATCTGACACAACTATGATTCTCAATCCTCATTATGTGCCCCAACCAATGCTGCTATTTGCTTGTGTCATCAG ATACATCATGTCACACACGGATCAACCCATCCTAAGAAAGCAGGAATTAGACGCACTGATTGCACAGGCTTTCTCCCCTGAACTGATAAACGCTAATTTCCTGCAAGATCTCCAA TTACCTAGACTGAATGTGCGAGGTGTCCAATTGGCTGCACTGGTGATGAATGGCATTGAAAATGCCCTGCTGGCCAATGACGCCTGCGGAGCACCCATTCCGTGGCTGATGTGCTGCCCATGGCTTTATTTTGATGGCAAACTGTTTCAATATAAACTGTTGAAAGCTGAGAACGTCAGGGGACTCCCT GAATTATGTGATCACCGTATGGATGACGTGCTCAAAATTGAACGCATGAAGGAGGCCATCTTGGAGGGCATTAGCCCTCACTTTGCCAGGGTTCCACCCCCGCAACCGATGCCACTGCCGCTGCGAGTGCCTCCACCGGTCAATCTCATGCCCACCCCGCTCATGCCAGTGTTTCCGCACAACGGCAGGGGTGGTGGCGCCCGGGGCCGAAACATGGTTGCTGAAGGAGGACGTCTCCGGGTTGCGGGGATCGTGGTTGGACAGTGGGGAGACAATTACGGCAGTTCCGCCAACGGACGCTCCCAACCCAACAGGAATGTTCCTTTCCAGCAA gcTGGTGGAAAAGGTTACATGAACTCTGGAATGCCAAATTTGTATCAGAACTACAACGCACGCGGTGATCCAAAATCGGTCCGACTGGCCGTCCGAGGTCGCGGAGCTGTGCAGAACGGCCGTCGCGGTCGTG
- the LOC135945029 gene encoding sorting nexin-7-like, which yields MESPPGAVIEVSTECKGVARRDESRDFDDPFSTCSASFEGSVAASPSIESFSTLQDQDDVADLQYDGRELQIRVDNPQKLLSTLETYITFRVTTKTSRSDFEETEYVVRRRFNDFLWLREKLVQNHPNNLIPPLPEKHTLMGQLDRYSKEFILHRMAMLHKFMNRLADHPFLSFDANFKGFITAKPSDFTVLRKSKQGLISRWTDSIQNISGIYLAKGRPHDFDLMLNYSQSLTDKLTSIEKISHRINKEQQEHLGELQQLHPVFNLWSSVEPELGNLLATIGQAFESISTEEQTLVNEFPHITSQPLKEFLLYIDAVKESLERRDASQIEYELVLEELGKKRAEKEQLQSELGQNQETNSQSYAFWKSPENKEERLQKLSASIGDLIKLAEEKQDQTECANETLRSDFERWHLEKRRDLKQLFLSMADAQIKFHEKSLAAWEQVLQDVNKEGRQQTN from the exons ATGGAGAGCCCTCCAGGTGCTGTGATTGAAGTGTCCACAGAATGCAAAGGTGTTGCTCGGCGAGATGAGAGCCGAGACTTTGATGATCCATTTTCCACTTGCAGTGCCTCTTTCGAGGGATCGGTT GCTGCGTCGCCTTCCATCGAAAGTTTCTCGACACTGCAAGACCAAGATGATGTTGCTGATCTTCAGTATGATGGAAGAGAGTTGCAGATTCGAGTAGATAATCCCCAAAAGCTCCTCAGCACACTTGAAACTTATATAACATTTAGAGTTACTACGAAG ACGTCACGGTCAGATTTTGAAGAGACTGAGTATGTTGTCCGCAGAAGATTTAATGACTTTCTGTGGCTTCGTGAGAAGCTTGTTCAAAATCATCCTAACAATCTTATTCCG CCACTGCCAGAGAAACACACTCTCATGGGTCAGCTGGACAGATATTCCAAAGAGTTTATTCTTCACCGCATGGCTATGCTCCACAAGTTCATGAATCGATTGGCTGATCACCCATTCCTCAGCTTTGATGCAAACTTTAAAGGTTTTATCACTGCAAAACCCTCA gACTTTACAGTTTTGAGGAAGAGCAAACAAGGTCTGATAAGCAGATGGACTGATTCTATTCAAAACATATCCGGGATCTATCTCGCAAAAGGACGACCTCATGATTTTGATCTGATGCTGAATTACTCGCAGAGCCTCACTGATAAACTAACAAGCATTGAGAAGATAAGTCACCGAATCAACAAGGAACAACAAG AACATTTGGGTGAACTGCAGCAGCTGCACCCGGTTTTTAACCTCTGGTCATCAGTGGAGCCTGAGCTTGGGAATCTCCTGGCCACAATAGGCCAGGCATTTGAGTCAATATCCACAGAGGAGCAAACCTTGGTCAATGAGTTCCCTCACATAACCAGTCAGCCCCTGAAAGAGTTTCTGCTTTACATTGATGCTGTGAAAGAGTCATTAGAGAGGCGAGACGCCTCACAGATTGAGTATGAACTGGTTCTAGAGGAACTAGGAAAGAAGCGTGCTGAAAAAGAGCAG CTCCAGAGCGAACTTGGTCAAAATCAGGAGACCAATAGTCAGAGTTACGCATTTTGGAAAAGTCCAGAAAACAAGGAAGAGCGGTTGCAAAAGTTGAGTGCAAGCATTGGAGATCTTATTAAGCTAGCCGAg gAGAAGCAAGATCAAACTGAGTGTGCCAATGAGACTCTTCGATCGGATTTTGAAAGGTGGCACTTGGAAAAAAGAAGAGACCTGAAGCAGCTCTTCTTGAGTATGGCTGatgcacaaataaaattccatgaGAAG tcCCTTGCGGCCTGGGAGCAAGTCCTTCAAGACGTCAATAAAGAAGGTCGTCAGCAGACAAACTGA